The region CCGATCCCGATCTCTGTCCCTGCGTCTTCCATCCCTACCCCCGAAACCACCAAAAGGCACCTGCTGAGATGAAATCGCTCTTATTTCCTGTTCATAATTATCCCCGTTCTCGAAATTTTCAATGAAATGATCAATCATATTGTCCCAATCCCTAAGGGACTCTTCTCCGGTCATATGGTTCGCCACAATAGTACAATTCACAGTTTCATTTAACATTGCATATAATTCCGGGAAATTAGCTGCAAATACATATAATTCCATATAATAATTACTCCCTATTCGTTTTAGCTATATAGCTTTTACTATATAATATAGAGGAAACCAAGAAAAGTTCACGTATAAATATCATCTTTTTTATAAAAATTTTCACCGGAATCTGTTTCATGTGGGCAACCTCACGTATTTTTCTATAAAAAAGACGTGAAAGTCAGCCTCTCACGTCAAAATACGGGTTTATGATAAACCAACCACCATTTTGCTTACCTATTTTGTCCTTATCTCTTTTCTGATTCCTATCATATGACATGGGCGGCTGGTTTGCTGAGAATTTATCGATTAGTTGATACCCAGCAATTTCTGGATATTCTTACTGCATACAAGTTCAATTTCTTCATCGTTCATTCCGATTTCTCGCATTTGACTTATTGCTAAGTTTATATTATGGGTTCCATAAGGTGCATCACTTCCAAGTAATATTCTTTCAGCACCGAAGTTATCCCATGCCCTTTTTAACATCTTCACCGAATGAAGCGATGGACATGAAATATCAAAATATACATTTTCCCCAACTGTTCTGTCAAACTCTTCCACTCCGATTAAATGAGCAAGTATAAATTTGACGCTCGGATATTTCTTTGTGAGTGATATAAACTTCTTTACTTGGATTTTCGATTTTAAGTGAATAAATATTGGTTTCCGATGAAGTTCTGCCCATTCAATCACTTTAATAATTCTTTCATCCTTCATGTCAAA is a window of [Clostridium] saccharolyticum WM1 DNA encoding:
- a CDS encoding amidohydrolase family protein, with translation MKIIDGHAHACGMFLHTNEVLSYMKENHIYKIILTAGEPNSKKIYKLPYLAKVFHDSKLIYITNILTAILIRFSKLNKHIDQGNEKVALMAQNFPDYIMNTYWINPLEADCIQKIESFRKKYSFCMIKMHQCWTKFDMKDERIIKVIEWAELHRKPIFIHLKSKIQVKKFISLTKKYPSVKFILAHLIGVEEFDRTVGENVYFDISCPSLHSVKMLKRAWDNFGAERILLGSDAPYGTHNINLAISQMREIGMNDEEIELVCSKNIQKLLGIN